The proteins below come from a single Asanoa ferruginea genomic window:
- a CDS encoding aspartate-semialdehyde dehydrogenase: protein MSGLPSLAVVGATGAVGTVMCELLSARKNVWGEIRLLASERSAGKKVYCRGEELTVQPLSEASLAGVDVAMFDVPDEVSAAWAPRAAALGAVAVDNSGAFRMDRDVPLVVPEINPEQIRNRPKGIIANANCTTLAMIVAIAPLHREYGLRELVLASYQAVSGAGQIGVDTLHDQLTKIAGDRALGSRSGNVRQAIGDDLGPFPAPLALNVVPWAGSLKDGGWSSEELKLRNESRKILGLPDLKVSATCVRVSVVTGHSVAVHAVFGTEVTAEGAREALRNAPGVILVDDPAAGEFPMPIDAVGTDPSWVGRIRRAMDDPRALDLFVTGDNLRKGAALNTAQIAELVAAELTSK, encoded by the coding sequence GTGTCCGGTCTGCCTTCCCTAGCCGTGGTCGGCGCGACCGGAGCCGTCGGCACCGTGATGTGCGAGTTGCTGTCGGCACGTAAGAACGTGTGGGGCGAGATCCGGCTGCTGGCGTCGGAGCGCTCGGCCGGCAAGAAGGTCTACTGCCGGGGCGAGGAGCTGACCGTTCAGCCGCTCTCCGAGGCGTCGCTGGCCGGCGTCGACGTGGCGATGTTCGACGTCCCCGACGAGGTCTCCGCGGCCTGGGCCCCGCGGGCGGCCGCGCTGGGCGCCGTGGCGGTCGACAACTCCGGCGCGTTCCGGATGGACCGCGACGTGCCCCTGGTGGTGCCGGAGATCAACCCGGAGCAGATCCGCAACCGTCCCAAGGGCATCATCGCCAACGCCAACTGCACGACGCTCGCGATGATCGTCGCGATCGCCCCGCTGCACCGCGAATATGGCCTGCGCGAGCTGGTGCTGGCCTCCTACCAGGCGGTGTCCGGAGCCGGGCAGATCGGCGTCGACACGCTGCACGACCAGCTGACGAAGATCGCCGGCGACCGCGCCCTGGGCTCGCGCTCCGGCAACGTCCGCCAGGCGATCGGCGACGACCTGGGCCCGTTCCCGGCCCCACTGGCGCTCAACGTGGTGCCGTGGGCGGGTTCGCTCAAAGACGGCGGCTGGTCGTCGGAGGAGCTCAAGCTCCGCAACGAGTCCCGCAAGATCCTCGGGCTGCCCGACCTGAAGGTGTCGGCCACCTGCGTGCGGGTCAGCGTGGTGACCGGCCACTCGGTGGCGGTGCACGCGGTCTTCGGCACCGAGGTCACCGCCGAGGGCGCCCGCGAGGCGCTACGCAACGCACCCGGCGTGATCCTGGTCGACGACCCGGCGGCAGGCGAGTTCCCGATGCCGATCGACGCGGTCGGCACCGACCCGTCGTGGGTCGGCCGCATCCGCCGGGCGATGGACGACCCACGGGCGCTCGACCTGTTCGTGACCGGCGACAACCTGCGTAAGGGTGCGGCGCTCAACACCGCCCAGATCGCGGAGTTGGTCGCCGCGGAGCTCACCAGCAAGTAG
- a CDS encoding fascin domain-containing protein: protein MRLNSKIAVVVAALVGSGGAVFVASPALAAVPKPTITMNAVCDAATATYTVTMAITNATETPLALTETSVLPPAPVSTISGFAVGDILPPASQGSLVATMTMHSYRNNQVPDLSFRLEGSTTPYGGGLLLPLCGEPVQPTVQFTSHCDEFEITVAMPEGGYPAPMYVDYDHLPTLVVEPGGPAKTWRFPWTKVNAPLAVWIQNVGPVATGQWVEPSSCESTPPPPPPPASLGVFNLFAQANFRYLVPAASGVNNQGPVDSVRAIETAPKVDATNLEFLDAGNGDVAVRQPGNKTLLTVAGDTVPLRWTSSQSILDSQRFRLLTNTDGTVSLRANLNGKYVTAEKAGAQPLFANRTAIGPWEKFTRNAKGTGPAPINALINNKFVTAEKAGAQPLIANRGVVGQWEFFTVESLGNGNVALKSLVNGKYVTAEKAGAKSLIANRAVVGPWETFKVITNADGTESLQAQINGKYVTAEKAGKQALIANRTAIGPWEKFNIFG, encoded by the coding sequence GTGCGTCTGAACTCCAAGATCGCCGTCGTCGTCGCGGCGCTGGTTGGCTCGGGTGGTGCCGTTTTCGTGGCATCACCGGCGCTGGCCGCGGTGCCCAAACCGACGATCACCATGAACGCCGTCTGCGACGCGGCAACCGCTACCTACACCGTGACGATGGCCATCACCAACGCCACCGAGACTCCGCTGGCACTCACCGAGACCTCGGTCCTGCCGCCCGCACCGGTCAGCACCATCAGCGGCTTCGCGGTGGGCGACATCCTGCCGCCGGCGTCGCAGGGATCGCTCGTCGCGACCATGACCATGCACAGCTACCGCAACAACCAGGTCCCGGACCTGTCATTCCGCCTCGAGGGGTCGACAACCCCCTACGGCGGCGGTCTGCTCCTGCCGCTGTGCGGTGAGCCGGTCCAGCCGACCGTCCAATTCACCTCGCACTGCGACGAGTTCGAAATCACCGTCGCGATGCCCGAGGGCGGTTATCCGGCGCCGATGTATGTCGATTACGACCACCTGCCGACGTTGGTGGTGGAACCCGGTGGTCCGGCGAAGACCTGGCGGTTCCCCTGGACCAAGGTGAACGCGCCGCTCGCGGTGTGGATCCAGAACGTCGGGCCGGTGGCGACCGGGCAGTGGGTCGAGCCCTCGTCGTGCGAGTCGACGCCACCACCCCCGCCTCCGCCGGCGTCGCTGGGCGTCTTCAACCTGTTCGCCCAGGCCAACTTCCGCTACCTCGTTCCGGCCGCGAGCGGCGTGAACAACCAGGGTCCGGTCGACTCGGTGCGGGCGATCGAGACCGCCCCGAAGGTCGACGCGACCAACCTCGAGTTCCTGGACGCCGGCAACGGCGATGTCGCGGTGCGGCAACCGGGCAACAAGACGCTGCTGACCGTCGCCGGCGACACGGTGCCGCTGCGGTGGACGTCGAGCCAGTCGATCCTCGACTCGCAACGGTTCCGGCTGCTCACCAACACCGACGGCACGGTGAGCCTGCGCGCCAACCTCAACGGCAAGTATGTGACCGCGGAGAAGGCCGGCGCTCAGCCCCTTTTCGCCAACCGGACCGCGATCGGCCCTTGGGAGAAGTTCACCCGGAATGCGAAGGGCACGGGCCCGGCCCCGATCAACGCGCTCATCAACAACAAGTTCGTGACCGCGGAAAAGGCCGGCGCTCAGCCGTTGATCGCCAACCGCGGCGTCGTCGGCCAGTGGGAGTTCTTCACCGTCGAGTCGCTCGGCAACGGCAACGTCGCGCTCAAGTCGCTCGTCAACGGCAAGTATGTGACCGCCGAGAAGGCCGGCGCGAAATCGCTGATCGCGAACCGCGCGGTGGTCGGCCCGTGGGAGACGTTCAAGGTGATCACCAACGCCGACGGGACCGAGAGCCTTCAGGCACAGATCAACGGTAAATATGTCACTGCGGAGAAAGCCGGCAAGCAGGCGCTGATCGCCAACCGCACGGCGATCGGGCCGTGGGAAAAGTTCAATATTTTCGGCTGA
- a CDS encoding metallophosphoesterase: protein MRKRTVYRLAAGTAAAGAATFAYASLVERNLFTLRRAEVPVLATDAEPLRILHLSDLHMMPDQRRKQRWVAALAGTDPDLVVVTGDNMANPGAVPGVLRALQPLLDVPGAFVFGSNDYRGPVFKNPLGYFNKDRDYVQGVELPTEELREVLVGAGWTDLNNARTTLKAGGRLIEVVGVDDPHVERDDYASVAGPASPAADLRLALTHTPEPRVLDEMARDGFDLMVAGHTHGGQVCVPFVGALVTNCGLPRSMASGLHRWPGTAAWLHVSAGLGTHPTAPIRFACRPEATLLTLIPR from the coding sequence ATGCGAAAGCGCACGGTATACCGGCTCGCCGCCGGCACGGCTGCAGCGGGGGCGGCGACCTTCGCCTACGCCTCGCTCGTCGAACGCAACCTGTTCACCCTCCGGCGGGCCGAGGTGCCGGTGCTGGCCACCGACGCGGAGCCGTTGCGCATCCTGCATCTCTCGGACCTGCACATGATGCCCGACCAGCGGCGCAAGCAGCGGTGGGTGGCCGCGCTCGCCGGCACCGATCCCGACCTGGTCGTGGTCACCGGTGACAACATGGCCAACCCGGGCGCGGTGCCGGGTGTGCTGCGGGCGTTGCAGCCGTTGCTCGACGTGCCGGGCGCGTTCGTGTTCGGGTCCAACGACTATCGCGGGCCGGTCTTCAAGAACCCGCTGGGCTACTTCAACAAAGACCGCGACTACGTGCAGGGCGTTGAGCTGCCCACCGAAGAGCTCCGCGAGGTTCTGGTCGGTGCGGGGTGGACCGACCTCAACAACGCGCGTACGACGCTCAAGGCGGGCGGGCGGCTGATCGAGGTGGTCGGGGTCGACGACCCGCACGTGGAGCGCGACGACTACGCCTCGGTGGCCGGGCCGGCCTCGCCGGCCGCCGACCTGCGGCTCGCGCTGACCCACACGCCCGAGCCGCGGGTGCTCGACGAGATGGCCCGCGACGGCTTCGACCTGATGGTCGCCGGCCACACCCACGGCGGTCAGGTCTGCGTGCCGTTCGTCGGCGCGCTGGTGACCAACTGCGGCCTGCCCCGGTCGATGGCCAGCGGCCTGCACCGCTGGCCCGGCACGGCCGCCTGGCTGCACGTCTCGGCCGGCCTCGGCACCCACCCGACCGCGCCGATCCGGTTCGCCTGCCGACCCGAGGCGACGCTGCTCACGCTCATCCCCCGCTGA
- a CDS encoding aspartate kinase, translating into MALVVQKYGGSSVADAERIKRVAERIVDARKAGNDVVVVVSAMGDTTDELLDLAHQVSPLPAGRELDMLLTAGERISMALLAMAIQNLGYEARSYTGSQAGVLTTSVHGRARIIDVTPGRLRGALDEGAIAIVAGFQGVSQDTKDITTLGRGGSDTTAVALAAALSADVCEIYTDVDGVFTADPRIVPNARHIKQITYEEMLDLAACGAKVLMLRCVEYARRFKVPIHVRSSYSQNPGTIVTGSMEDLPVEQALITGVAHDRSEAKITIVSVPDEPGAAAKIFETVAGAEINLDMIVQNVSTGQAGAHQSGRTDISFTLPREDGPVAMAALNRMQSEINFETLLFDDHVGKVSLVGAGMRSHPGVAAKFFAALAEAGVNIEMISTSEIRVSVVCRDTDLDEAVRAVHDAFELGGTEAAVIYAGTGR; encoded by the coding sequence GTGGCGCTTGTTGTGCAGAAATACGGCGGCTCGTCGGTCGCCGACGCCGAGCGGATCAAGCGGGTGGCCGAGCGCATCGTCGATGCCCGCAAGGCCGGCAACGACGTGGTGGTCGTGGTGTCCGCGATGGGCGACACCACCGACGAGCTGCTCGACCTCGCCCACCAGGTCAGCCCGCTGCCCGCCGGGCGCGAGCTCGACATGCTGTTGACCGCCGGCGAGCGCATCTCGATGGCGCTGCTCGCGATGGCGATCCAGAACCTGGGCTACGAGGCGCGGTCCTACACGGGCTCGCAGGCCGGCGTGCTGACCACCTCGGTGCACGGCCGCGCCCGGATCATCGACGTCACGCCCGGCCGGTTGCGCGGCGCCCTCGACGAGGGCGCGATCGCGATCGTGGCCGGGTTCCAGGGCGTCTCGCAGGACACGAAAGACATCACCACGCTGGGCCGCGGCGGGTCCGACACGACCGCCGTCGCGCTGGCCGCGGCGCTGTCCGCCGATGTCTGCGAGATCTACACCGACGTTGACGGCGTGTTCACCGCCGATCCGCGTATCGTGCCAAACGCGCGGCACATCAAGCAGATCACCTACGAGGAGATGCTCGACCTGGCCGCCTGCGGCGCCAAGGTGCTGATGCTGCGCTGTGTCGAATACGCCCGGCGCTTCAAGGTGCCGATCCATGTCCGCTCGTCTTACTCGCAGAACCCCGGCACTATCGTCACCGGATCGATGGAGGATCTTCCTGTGGAGCAGGCACTGATCACCGGAGTCGCTCATGACCGCAGCGAAGCCAAGATCACGATTGTCTCGGTCCCTGACGAACCGGGCGCGGCCGCCAAGATCTTCGAAACCGTGGCCGGTGCCGAGATCAACCTCGACATGATCGTGCAGAACGTCTCGACCGGTCAGGCCGGCGCACACCAGAGCGGCCGCACCGACATCTCGTTCACGCTGCCGCGCGAAGACGGTCCGGTCGCGATGGCCGCCCTCAACCGGATGCAGTCCGAGATCAACTTCGAAACGCTGCTGTTCGACGACCACGTCGGCAAGGTCTCCCTGGTCGGCGCCGGCATGCGCTCGCACCCCGGCGTCGCCGCGAAGTTCTTCGCCGCGCTGGCCGAGGCCGGCGTCAACATCGAAATGATCTCCACCTCCGAGATCCGGGTCTCCGTGGTCTGCCGCGACACCGACCTCGACGAGGCGGTCCGCGCGGTGCACGACGCGTTCGAGCTGGGCGGCACCGAGGCCGCTGTGATCTACGCGGGGACCGGGAGGTGA
- a CDS encoding HNH endonuclease family protein — protein MRTPGIFVNVLAAVAVLTSVAGCVPVDPGSTGSSATPRTSESSASATESTRLLDQLAIARSGSMSGYSREHFPHWRKAGKNCDVRDTVLQRDGTGVELSGCNVVGGRWHSVYDNKTLTDPADLDIDHMVPLANAWRSGADDWDDKKRGDFANDLTRPQLFAVSLNSNRAKGDQDPSLWKPSNRDFWCEYAQDWIAVKHYWKLTVTSAEKDALADMLETC, from the coding sequence GTGCGTACCCCTGGCATCTTCGTCAATGTTCTTGCCGCCGTCGCGGTCCTCACGAGCGTCGCCGGTTGCGTCCCGGTTGACCCCGGTTCGACCGGGAGCTCGGCCACCCCACGAACCAGCGAAAGCAGCGCTTCTGCCACCGAATCCACCCGTCTGCTCGACCAGTTGGCCATTGCCCGGTCGGGGTCGATGAGCGGCTACAGCCGGGAGCACTTCCCGCACTGGCGCAAGGCCGGCAAGAACTGTGACGTACGCGACACGGTCCTGCAACGCGATGGCACCGGCGTCGAACTCAGCGGGTGCAACGTGGTCGGTGGCCGGTGGCACAGCGTCTACGACAACAAGACGCTGACCGACCCCGCCGATCTGGATATCGACCACATGGTGCCGCTCGCCAACGCCTGGCGCTCAGGTGCCGACGACTGGGACGACAAGAAGCGCGGCGACTTCGCCAACGACCTGACCCGGCCCCAACTCTTCGCGGTTTCGCTCAACAGCAACCGGGCAAAGGGTGACCAGGATCCGTCGCTCTGGAAGCCGAGCAACCGCGACTTCTGGTGCGAATACGCGCAAGACTGGATCGCCGTCAAGCACTACTGGAAGCTGACGGTGACCAGCGCCGAGAAGGACGCGCTCGCCGACATGCTGGAGACCTGCTGA
- a CDS encoding ABC transporter ATP-binding protein: protein MTESTARESVTTQAPQQEALLSVTGLQKHFPITKGLFKRQVAAVKAVDGIDFEVFKGETLGLVGESGCGKSTTGRLITRLAEPTAGKIMFDGKDISHLSTGAMRPFRRDMQMIFQDPFSSLNPRHTVGSIVGAPFHIQGVKTEHGTKRAVQDLLKLVGLNPEHYNRYPHEFSGGQRQRIGIARTLALKPKLIVADEPVSALDVSIQAQVVNLLEDLQTELGLTYVVIAHDLSVVRHISDRVAVMYLGKIVEVADRETLYANPRHPYTVALMSAVPVPNPRRREANQRERVLLTGDVPSPIDPPTGCRFRTRCWKAQDICATEEPPLVVRPGDAPGHQTACHFPVADDEQVVGRTKAA, encoded by the coding sequence ATGACGGAGAGCACCGCGCGGGAAAGCGTCACGACGCAGGCCCCGCAGCAAGAGGCGCTGCTCTCGGTGACCGGGTTGCAGAAGCACTTCCCGATCACCAAGGGTCTCTTCAAGCGGCAGGTCGCGGCCGTCAAGGCCGTCGACGGCATCGACTTCGAGGTGTTCAAGGGCGAGACGCTCGGCCTGGTCGGCGAGTCCGGCTGCGGCAAGAGCACGACCGGCCGCCTGATCACCCGCCTGGCCGAGCCGACCGCTGGCAAGATCATGTTCGACGGCAAGGACATCTCGCACCTGAGCACCGGCGCGATGCGACCCTTCCGCCGTGACATGCAGATGATCTTCCAGGACCCGTTCTCGTCGCTGAACCCGCGGCACACGGTCGGCTCGATCGTCGGCGCGCCGTTCCACATCCAGGGCGTCAAGACCGAGCACGGCACCAAGCGCGCGGTGCAAGACCTGCTCAAGCTGGTGGGCCTCAACCCGGAGCACTACAACCGCTACCCGCACGAGTTCTCCGGCGGCCAGCGGCAGCGCATCGGCATCGCCCGCACGCTCGCACTCAAGCCGAAGCTGATCGTCGCCGACGAGCCGGTCTCCGCGCTCGACGTGTCGATCCAGGCCCAGGTCGTCAACCTGCTCGAAGACCTGCAGACGGAACTCGGCCTGACCTACGTGGTGATCGCACACGACCTGTCGGTCGTGCGGCACATCTCCGACCGGGTCGCGGTCATGTACCTGGGCAAGATCGTCGAGGTCGCCGACCGGGAGACGCTCTACGCGAACCCGCGGCACCCCTACACGGTCGCGCTCATGTCGGCGGTGCCGGTGCCCAACCCGCGCCGGCGCGAGGCCAACCAGCGCGAGCGAGTGCTGCTCACCGGCGACGTGCCGAGCCCGATCGACCCGCCGACCGGTTGCCGCTTCCGCACCCGCTGCTGGAAGGCACAGGACATCTGCGCCACCGAAGAACCGCCGTTGGTCGTGCGCCCCGGCGACGCACCCGGTCACCAGACCGCGTGCCACTTCCCGGTCGCTGATGACGAGCAGGTCGTCGGCCGCACTAAGGCAGCTTGA
- the leuA gene encoding 2-isopropylmalate synthase has protein sequence MSDVASTNPIARQRTSRMPFERYASYHEQFGVDLPDRTWPTRRVETAPRWCAVDLRDGNQALIDPMSPERKRRMFHLLVEMGYKEIEVGFPSASQTDFDFVRQLIEDDMIPDDVTIQVLTQCREHLIDRTFESLRGAKRAIVHFYNSTSTLQRRVVFGLDKDGITDIATSGARLCQKYAEIHTPDTEIFYEYSPESYTGTELEYALEVCAAVIDVIDPTPDRPLIINLPATVEMATPNVYADSIEWMHRNLPRRESVVLSLHPHNDRGTAVAAAELGVLAGADRVEGCLFGNGERTGNVDLVTLGLNLFSQGVDPQVEFGNIDEIKRTVEYCNQLPVHERHPYAGDLVYTAFSGSHQDAIKKGLDALAKDAKEAGVPIDDHTWGVPYLPIDPRDVGRTYEAVIRVNSQSGKGGVAYIMKEEHNLDLPRRLQIEFSGVVQGFTDNEGGEVEPERMWEIFAAEYLTPRTNDITLHGYATATVEDKVEVEATVGFAGEQRVLTAIGNGPIDAYVNAIQSMGIRVRVLDYAEHAMSSGGDARAAAYVECDVDGKTVWGVGLDPNIVNASMRAITSAVNRARK, from the coding sequence ATGTCTGACGTTGCGTCCACGAATCCCATCGCCCGCCAACGCACCAGCCGCATGCCTTTCGAGCGCTACGCGTCCTACCACGAACAGTTCGGCGTAGACCTGCCCGACCGCACCTGGCCCACCCGCCGCGTCGAGACCGCGCCCCGGTGGTGCGCCGTCGACCTGCGCGACGGCAACCAGGCGCTGATCGACCCGATGTCACCCGAGCGCAAGCGCCGGATGTTCCACCTGCTGGTCGAGATGGGCTACAAGGAGATCGAGGTCGGCTTCCCGTCGGCCAGCCAGACCGATTTCGACTTCGTCCGCCAGCTCATCGAAGACGACATGATCCCCGACGACGTGACGATCCAGGTGCTGACCCAGTGTCGTGAGCACCTGATCGACCGCACGTTCGAGTCGCTGCGCGGCGCCAAGCGCGCGATCGTGCACTTCTACAACTCGACCTCGACGCTCCAGCGCCGGGTGGTGTTCGGCCTCGACAAGGACGGCATCACCGACATCGCCACGAGCGGTGCGCGGCTCTGCCAGAAATACGCGGAGATCCACACCCCGGACACCGAGATCTTCTACGAATACTCGCCGGAGTCCTACACGGGCACCGAGCTGGAATACGCGCTCGAGGTGTGCGCCGCCGTCATCGACGTGATCGACCCGACGCCCGACCGCCCGCTGATCATCAACCTGCCGGCGACCGTCGAGATGGCCACGCCCAACGTCTACGCCGACTCGATCGAGTGGATGCACCGCAACCTGCCCCGGCGGGAGAGCGTCGTGCTGAGCCTGCACCCGCACAACGACCGCGGCACCGCCGTCGCCGCCGCCGAGCTGGGCGTGCTGGCCGGCGCCGACCGGGTCGAGGGCTGCCTGTTCGGCAACGGCGAGCGCACTGGCAACGTCGACCTGGTCACGCTGGGCCTCAACCTGTTCTCGCAGGGCGTCGACCCGCAGGTCGAGTTCGGCAACATCGACGAGATCAAGCGCACCGTCGAATACTGCAACCAGCTGCCGGTGCACGAGCGCCACCCCTACGCCGGCGATCTGGTCTACACCGCCTTCTCCGGCTCGCATCAGGACGCGATCAAGAAGGGCCTGGACGCCCTCGCCAAGGACGCCAAGGAAGCCGGCGTGCCGATCGACGACCACACCTGGGGCGTGCCCTACCTGCCGATCGACCCGCGCGACGTGGGCCGCACCTACGAGGCGGTCATCCGGGTCAACTCGCAGTCCGGCAAGGGCGGCGTCGCCTACATCATGAAAGAGGAGCACAACCTCGACCTGCCGCGCCGGCTCCAGATCGAGTTCTCCGGCGTGGTGCAGGGCTTCACCGACAACGAGGGCGGCGAGGTCGAGCCCGAGCGCATGTGGGAGATCTTCGCTGCCGAATACCTCACGCCGCGGACCAACGACATCACCCTGCACGGGTACGCGACCGCCACCGTCGAGGACAAGGTGGAGGTCGAGGCCACCGTCGGCTTTGCTGGCGAGCAGCGGGTGCTGACCGCGATCGGCAACGGCCCGATCGACGCCTATGTCAACGCGATCCAGAGCATGGGCATTCGCGTACGCGTGCTCGACTACGCGGAGCACGCCATGTCTTCGGGTGGCGACGCCCGCGCCGCGGCCTATGTGGAATGCGACGTCGACGGCAAGACCGTCTGGGGCGTCGGCCTCGACCCCAACATCGTCAACGCTTCGATGCGGGCGATCACCAGCGCGGTCAACCGCGCCCGCAAGTAA
- a CDS encoding GatB/YqeY domain-containing protein has protein sequence MSTLKDVLTNDMRTALKARDEMTTSTLRLALAAIGNAEVAGKEKRELSDDEILAVLTREAKKRREAATAFADAGRAEQAAKEQAEGEVLDRYLPKQLSDEEIAEIVSGALADGGFTGKAQMGPAMKAAQAAVAGRAEGGRVAAEVRRQLGL, from the coding sequence ATGAGCACGCTCAAGGACGTCCTCACCAACGACATGCGGACAGCGCTGAAGGCACGCGACGAGATGACGACGTCGACGTTGCGGCTGGCGCTGGCCGCGATCGGCAACGCCGAGGTGGCCGGCAAGGAGAAGCGCGAGCTCAGCGACGACGAGATCCTCGCCGTGCTCACCCGCGAGGCCAAGAAGCGCCGGGAGGCGGCGACCGCCTTCGCCGACGCCGGCCGCGCCGAGCAGGCGGCGAAGGAGCAGGCCGAGGGCGAGGTCCTCGACCGCTACCTGCCCAAGCAGCTCAGCGACGAGGAAATCGCCGAGATCGTGAGCGGCGCCCTCGCCGACGGTGGCTTCACCGGCAAAGCCCAGATGGGCCCGGCCATGAAGGCGGCACAGGCCGCCGTGGCCGGCCGCGCGGAAGGCGGCCGGGTCGCTGCGGAGGTCCGCCGGCAACTCGGGCTCTAA
- a CDS encoding MFS transporter: MTMPTPLRLKSAAGRGVLFATILASGMAFLDGTIVNVALPHIGEDLGSTVAGLQWTVNGYLLTLAAFVLLGGSLGDRLGRRKIFVIGIVWFTVASVLCAAAPTIGALIGARFLQGAGAALLTPGSLAIIQASFQPDDRGKAIGMWSGFSGISTALGPFVGGYLIDALSWRWAFLINVPLAVLALLAAFRWIPESRAPKEATRFDATGAALAALALAGITFALIEGPDDGWGSPVVVGAIGIGVACAIGFVLVERHKGDGAMTPPSLFRSRIFTVLNIYTVLVYAALSGQSFFLAVTLQNVAGYDALQTGLATLPATGLMLLLSARSGALATRIGVRWQLTVGPVIAGVGMLLLRGIGPNADYVTDVLPGVLLFGLGLTTLVAPLTTAVLAAVDMRHSGIASGVNNASARAGALVAIAALPLLVGLTGEAYQVPAELTSAFRSAMLWCAGLMGAGALLALVFCVGLPKVLWHRAVTTMTTATHSVHPVHPVRESDA, from the coding sequence ATGACCATGCCCACCCCTCTCCGCTTGAAGTCGGCGGCCGGTCGAGGCGTGCTGTTCGCCACCATCCTCGCTTCCGGGATGGCGTTCCTGGACGGCACCATCGTCAACGTCGCGTTGCCGCACATCGGGGAAGACCTGGGCTCGACCGTCGCGGGTCTGCAATGGACGGTCAACGGCTATCTGCTCACCCTCGCGGCGTTTGTGCTGCTCGGCGGCTCGCTCGGCGACCGGCTCGGGCGCCGGAAGATCTTCGTGATCGGCATTGTCTGGTTCACCGTCGCGTCGGTGCTGTGCGCGGCGGCGCCGACCATCGGCGCGCTGATCGGCGCCCGTTTCCTCCAGGGCGCCGGCGCGGCCCTGCTCACGCCCGGCTCGCTCGCGATCATCCAGGCGTCGTTCCAACCCGACGACCGCGGCAAGGCGATCGGCATGTGGTCGGGCTTCTCCGGCATCTCCACCGCGCTCGGCCCATTCGTCGGTGGCTACCTGATCGACGCGCTCTCCTGGCGCTGGGCGTTCCTGATCAACGTGCCGCTCGCGGTGCTCGCCCTGCTCGCGGCGTTCCGCTGGATCCCGGAGAGCCGCGCGCCGAAGGAGGCCACCCGGTTCGACGCGACGGGCGCGGCCCTGGCCGCACTCGCGCTGGCGGGCATCACGTTCGCGCTGATCGAGGGGCCCGACGACGGCTGGGGCTCGCCGGTGGTGGTCGGCGCGATCGGCATCGGGGTGGCCTGCGCGATCGGCTTCGTGCTGGTCGAACGGCACAAGGGCGACGGCGCCATGACGCCGCCTTCGCTGTTCCGCAGCCGGATCTTCACGGTGCTCAACATCTACACCGTCCTGGTGTACGCCGCCCTCAGCGGCCAGAGCTTCTTCCTCGCCGTGACCCTGCAGAACGTCGCCGGCTACGACGCCCTGCAGACCGGACTCGCCACCCTGCCGGCCACCGGGCTGATGCTGTTGCTCTCGGCCCGCTCGGGCGCCCTGGCCACCCGGATCGGCGTGCGCTGGCAGCTCACCGTCGGCCCGGTGATCGCCGGGGTCGGGATGCTGCTGCTGCGCGGGATCGGCCCGAACGCCGACTATGTCACCGACGTACTCCCTGGTGTGCTGCTCTTCGGTCTGGGCCTGACCACCCTGGTGGCGCCGCTGACCACCGCCGTGCTCGCCGCGGTCGACATGCGGCATTCCGGCATCGCCAGCGGAGTCAACAACGCGTCGGCCCGGGCCGGTGCGCTGGTCGCGATCGCCGCGCTGCCGCTGCTGGTCGGCCTGACCGGCGAGGCCTACCAGGTGCCGGCCGAACTGACCTCGGCGTTCCGCTCGGCGATGCTCTGGTGCGCCGGCCTGATGGGTGCCGGCGCGCTCCTGGCGCTGGTCTTCTGCGTCGGGCTGCCCAAGGTGCTCTGGCACCGAGCGGTGACGACGATGACCACGGCAACGCATTCAGTGCACCCGGTGCACCCGGTGCGGGAGAGCGACGCCTGA